The genomic region GCCAGCGCCTTGAACCACTCGAGCCGGGACGCCGTGTCGGCGAGACTCTGGTCGAGCCAGGGGCTCAGGTGGCCCTCGTCCTCCCCGTGCTGGCTGCGCAGCTCGCGCAGCCGGGCCAGCTCGCGTTCGGTCATCTCGACCAGGGCTTCGACCTGCAGCTGCTGCTCCTCGGTATCGAGCAGATGCAGAAAGCGCATCTTGAGCGCAAGAATAAGCTTGTTGATATCGCTGATTGGCGCCCGGAGGTTGGCGGACAGCAGCCGAACCATTTCCGCGCGGCCGGCCTCGGAGATCGTGAGCACGGCCTCTTCGCCACCCTCCGAGTCCCCGGCGGCTTCAACCAGTCCCTCGACGCGGAGCAGCTCGAGGGGCGGGGCCACGAGATCCAGCGAAGGGCCCACCAGGTGGCTGATGAAGTGGCGAACCTCGATGGCCAGCTCGCTGTAGCGCCACTGACCGGAGGCCAAGAGGCCCAGGGCGAGGAGGCGCACCGCTTCACTGGGGATGAGACTGTTGTCGCGGTACATGGCGGCGTTCCGATCCGGTTTTTCAGGTGCAGGAGGCCTGTCAGCGCTTCCGAGAACTCTGCCTGACGATTCTTTCGTCAGCATGAAGCGGCGGCAACACTCGCGCCGTATTTCAGTCTAGTGTCTTTCGCATGTCATGTCCATGACTTTTTCGCAAATGAGAAGCATTCGCATTTTCTCAACGGGCTCAGGAGCCGTCGGGGGGCCCCTTGAGCTCGACCGTGTTGCCCTCCGGATCGGCGATATAGATCGAAGGGCCGCTGCCCTCGGCGCCGTAACGGCGCTGCACCGGGCCGGCTTCGATCCCGTGGCGCCGCAGGTAGCCGGCGATCGCCTCGGCGTCGAAGGGATCGAGGCGCAGGCAGAAATGGTCCATATTGCGCCCCTCGGCGCCCGGCGCTGCGCCGCCCTGACGGCCGATCTCGCCGGCGACGTCGACCAGATCGATCAGCGCGTTGCCCGCCCGCAACTGGGTGAGGCCGAATCCTTCCTGGACCTTTTCGACGGCGCAGCCGAGCACCTCGGTGTAGAAGCGCAGCATCGCTGGCACGTCGATCGCCCGAATCACAACGTGGTCGATGTTCCGGATCTTGATCATGGCTTGGTCGATGTCTCCTTCAGCGCGGCGGCGCGCCCGGCCGGCGGCGCAGCCGCAACGGGAGCGCCGGAGATCTCGCGCAGAAGCTTGCGCAGGATAGCCTCCGCGAAGTCCTCGTAGTCTGCGGCCGTCATCACGAAGGCGCCGTCACCGCCGATCACGTTATGGCGGTAGTAGTGATCGAGGTGGGGGTCCTCGTTGAGGATTGCCAGTCCGTTGACCGTTATCCCTTGGGCCACGGTTCGGTCGCGGCTTGAGCGCGGGACTCTCAGGCGGTTGTCGACGCCGTCGCCCGAGACGTCGATGACCCTGCGGTCGCCGTCGAAACCGTTGCGCGGGAAGAGGGCGGCCGAGAAGTCGAGCGCCGCGGCGATCGCGGTGCCGGGTCCGACGAAGAGCCTCGGCATCGCCGCGATGCGCCGCGCTAGGGCACGGGACGA from Kiloniellales bacterium harbors:
- a CDS encoding VOC family protein — encoded protein: MIKIRNIDHVVIRAIDVPAMLRFYTEVLGCAVEKVQEGFGLTQLRAGNALIDLVDVAGEIGRQGGAAPGAEGRNMDHFCLRLDPFDAEAIAGYLRRHGIEAGPVQRRYGAEGSGPSIYIADPEGNTVELKGPPDGS
- a CDS encoding DUF1194 domain-containing protein, encoding MQRITPHRTWHPWRSAAAALLCCLGFLIVTGQARAETRAVHLELLLAVDTSLSVSDEEFALQSLGFANAFRDQRIGQAIEALGNRGIAVALVQWGNTDQHSLAVDWVLVTDGASSRALARRIAAMPRLFVGPGTAIAAALDFSAALFPRNGFDGDRRVIDVSGDGVDNRLRVPRSSRDRTVAQGITVNGLAILNEDPHLDHYYRHNVIGGDGAFVMTAADYEDFAEAILRKLLREISGAPVAAAPPAGRAAALKETSTKP